The DNA region GGGTCATGCAAGATGCGGCTTTCGCACTATCTGAGGTTCAGTCCGGCCGCGCCGAGGAACTCAACGGAAACGATTTCGTATTCAATGCGGCCGCGGGGGGCGTCCACGATGATCTCGTCACCCTCCTCTTTGCCCAGAAGGGCCTGTCCCATGGGAGAGAGCACGGAGATGGAGCCCTTCTTGTGATCCGCGTCGTCGGGGCCGAGCAGAGTAAAGATGCGCCGCTCCTCGGTATCGATATCCTCCACCTCAACGGTGGCGCCGAAGATGGCCCGTTCGCCGGAGAGAGAATCCAGATCGAGGACGTCGAACAACGGCATACGGGAATTGATGTAGCTGATACGGGCTTCCAACATCCCCTGCCGCTCACGGGCGGCATCGTACCCCGCGTTCTCGGAGAGGTCCCCCTCCGCACGAGCTTCCGCGATGGC from Desulfovibrio sp. Fe33 includes:
- the greA gene encoding transcription elongation factor GreA, translated to MDRVPISKQGFEKITKELEDLKAQRPAIIQAIAEARAEGDLSENAGYDAARERQGMLEARISYINSRMPLFDVLDLDSLSGERAIFGATVEVEDIDTEERRIFTLLGPDDADHKKGSISVLSPMGQALLGKEEGDEIIVDAPRGRIEYEIVSVEFLGAAGLNLR